A window of Leclercia adecarboxylata contains these coding sequences:
- the hpaG gene encoding 4-hydroxyphenylacetate degradation bifunctional isomerase/decarboxylase — MKGTVFAVALNHRSQLDAWRDAFNQPPYNTPPKTAVWFIKPRNTLIRSGDAIPHPEGEQVLSGATVALIVGKTASKISPEEAAEYIAGYALANEVSLPEESFYRPAIKAKCRDGFCPLGEMAAINSVDNLTITTEINGREVDRWNTADLQRNAATLLSELSAFATLNPGDAILLGTPQSRVALNPGDSVRVLAAGLPTLENSVIHARELPKNRTFAWPLSTSGTLFALGLNYADHASELDFKPPTEPLVFIKAPNTFNEHNQTSVRPDNVEYMHYEAELVVVIGKTARNVTEADAMDYVAGYTVCNDYAIRDYLENYYRPNLRVKSRDGLTPIGPDIVDKSAIADPHNLTLRTWVNGELRQQGSTRDLIFSIPFLIAYLSEFMTLQPGDMIATGTPKGLADVRPGDDVVVEVEGVGRLVNRIVSEETR, encoded by the coding sequence ATGAAAGGTACTGTTTTCGCGGTGGCACTCAATCACCGCAGCCAGCTCGACGCCTGGCGCGACGCATTTAACCAGCCCCCTTACAACACGCCGCCGAAAACCGCCGTCTGGTTTATCAAACCCCGCAATACCCTGATCCGCTCCGGCGATGCCATCCCGCATCCGGAAGGGGAACAGGTGCTGAGCGGCGCGACCGTGGCACTGATTGTGGGCAAAACCGCGAGCAAAATAAGCCCGGAAGAGGCGGCGGAATACATCGCCGGGTATGCTCTCGCGAACGAGGTGAGCCTGCCGGAAGAGAGCTTCTACCGCCCGGCGATTAAAGCCAAATGTCGGGACGGGTTTTGCCCGCTGGGCGAGATGGCGGCGATAAACAGCGTCGATAACCTGACCATCACCACCGAGATCAACGGCCGGGAGGTGGATCGCTGGAACACCGCCGATCTGCAGCGTAACGCCGCCACCCTGCTGAGCGAGCTGAGCGCCTTCGCCACCCTGAATCCCGGCGACGCCATTCTGCTGGGCACCCCGCAGTCTCGTGTGGCCCTGAACCCCGGCGATAGCGTACGCGTGCTGGCCGCCGGCCTGCCGACGCTGGAAAACAGCGTAATTCACGCCCGCGAGCTGCCGAAAAACCGCACCTTTGCCTGGCCGCTCTCCACCAGCGGCACTCTGTTTGCGCTGGGGCTGAACTACGCCGATCACGCCAGCGAGCTGGACTTCAAGCCGCCTACCGAGCCGCTGGTGTTTATCAAGGCGCCGAACACCTTTAACGAACACAACCAGACCTCCGTGCGCCCGGACAACGTGGAGTACATGCACTACGAAGCCGAGCTGGTGGTGGTGATTGGCAAAACCGCCCGCAATGTTACCGAAGCCGACGCCATGGACTATGTGGCGGGCTACACGGTCTGCAACGACTACGCGATCCGCGACTATCTGGAGAACTACTACCGCCCTAACCTGCGGGTAAAAAGCCGCGACGGCCTGACGCCCATCGGCCCGGATATCGTGGATAAATCGGCGATTGCCGACCCGCACAACCTCACCCTGCGCACCTGGGTGAACGGCGAGCTGCGCCAGCAGGGCAGCACCCGGGATCTGATCTTCAGCATCCCGTTCCTGATCGCGTACTTGAGCGAATTTATGACCCTGCAACCGGGGGACATGATCGCCACCGGCACGCCGAAAGGGCTGGCCGACGTGCGCCCGGGGGACGACGTGGTGGTGGAAGTGGAAGGCGTTGGCCGTCTGGTCAACCGGATTGTCAGCGAGGAGACAAGGTAA
- the hpaR gene encoding homoprotocatechuate degradation operon regulator HpaR, translating to MHDSLTIALLQARETAMTFFRPIIKQQNLTEQQWRIVRVLAENPSMDFHDLAFRTCILRPSLTGILTRMERDGLVLRLKPLNDQRKLYVSLTKEGNALYERAQAQVEEAYQRIEAQYTPEKMQQLTALLQEFIALGEGAVTPEEEE from the coding sequence ATGCACGATTCGTTAACTATCGCACTACTCCAGGCGCGGGAAACCGCGATGACCTTTTTTCGCCCGATTATCAAGCAGCAGAATCTGACGGAGCAGCAGTGGCGGATCGTGCGCGTGCTGGCGGAAAACCCGTCGATGGACTTTCACGATCTGGCGTTTCGCACCTGCATTCTGCGCCCGAGCCTGACCGGCATTCTCACGCGGATGGAGCGTGACGGGCTGGTGCTGCGCTTAAAGCCGCTTAACGACCAGCGCAAGCTGTACGTGTCGCTCACTAAAGAGGGGAACGCGCTGTATGAACGCGCCCAGGCGCAGGTGGAGGAGGCCTATCAGCGGATTGAAGCGCAATACACGCCGGAGAAAATGCAGCAGCTGACGGCGCTGCTGCAGGAATTTATTGCGCTGGGGGAGGGGGCGGTTACGCCAGAAGAAGAGGAGTAA
- a CDS encoding amino acid deaminase, whose translation MKYHSETLIPHKAALMSSPANLLAEDVCLPAALLKKTALENNIAWMQRYADARGVSLAPHGKTTMTPWIFQAQQRAGAWGIGVGSAWQASAAMASGVSRVLMVNQLVGKANMQVVSQLKAHYRAADFICCVDSLANARVLSAFFAERQQTLDVLIELGVAGGRCGCRSTDDALALAQAVADLPGLKLRGLELYEGVLHGDDPQPQVEALLRKAAELACRMAPLVKGEFILTGAGTVWYDVVCNIWLAAEKPAQCRIVIRPGCYITHDRGIYDDAQQALIARDPIACDLGGDLTSALELVAMVQSVPEADRAVVNFGKRDCAFDAGLPQPIARYRHGAQLSAEGIASTGIMDQHCMLHLSPGSDVQVGDILVFGTSHPCLTFDKWKTLLLVDDEYNVLAELETLF comes from the coding sequence ATGAAATACCATTCAGAAACGCTTATTCCACACAAAGCCGCGCTGATGTCCTCCCCCGCCAACCTGCTGGCAGAGGACGTTTGCCTTCCCGCCGCCCTGCTGAAAAAAACGGCGCTGGAAAATAATATCGCCTGGATGCAGCGCTACGCTGACGCACGCGGTGTTTCGCTGGCACCCCATGGCAAAACGACAATGACGCCGTGGATTTTTCAGGCGCAGCAGCGGGCCGGGGCGTGGGGGATCGGCGTAGGCAGCGCCTGGCAGGCCAGCGCAGCCATGGCCAGCGGCGTAAGCCGGGTGCTGATGGTCAATCAACTGGTCGGTAAGGCCAATATGCAGGTGGTATCGCAGCTCAAAGCCCATTACCGGGCGGCGGATTTCATCTGCTGCGTGGATAGCCTCGCTAATGCCCGCGTCCTGTCGGCATTTTTCGCCGAACGCCAGCAAACGCTGGACGTACTGATTGAACTGGGTGTTGCCGGCGGGCGCTGCGGCTGTCGCAGCACCGACGACGCTCTGGCTCTGGCCCAGGCGGTTGCTGACCTGCCAGGCCTGAAGCTGCGCGGACTCGAGCTGTACGAAGGGGTGTTACACGGCGACGATCCGCAGCCGCAGGTGGAAGCCCTGCTGCGCAAGGCCGCTGAACTCGCCTGCCGGATGGCGCCGCTGGTAAAAGGCGAGTTTATCCTCACCGGGGCGGGGACGGTGTGGTATGACGTGGTGTGTAACATCTGGCTGGCGGCGGAAAAACCTGCCCAGTGCCGGATCGTTATCCGCCCTGGCTGCTATATCACTCACGACCGGGGGATCTACGACGACGCCCAGCAGGCGCTGATCGCCCGGGATCCGATCGCCTGCGATCTGGGCGGTGATTTAACCTCGGCGCTGGAGCTGGTCGCGATGGTCCAGTCGGTACCGGAAGCGGACCGCGCGGTGGTCAATTTCGGCAAACGCGACTGCGCCTTTGATGCCGGTCTGCCGCAGCCCATCGCCCGTTATCGTCACGGCGCGCAGCTGTCGGCGGAGGGGATCGCAAGCACAGGGATCATGGATCAGCACTGCATGCTGCACCTTAGCCCGGGCAGTGACGTACAGGTTGGCGATATTCTGGTGTTCGGCACGTCTCATCCGTGTCTGACCTTTGATAAGTGGAAAACGCTGCTGCTGGTGGATGACGAGTACAACGTGCTGGCAGAGCTGGAAACCCTGTTCTGA
- a CDS encoding N-acyl-D-amino-acid deacylase family protein: MKVDWLFKNVTVIDGSGGPQFRGDVAVQGDRIVAIAPGLDLAAEQVIEGQGRVLAPGFIDVHTHDDINVIRMPEYLPKLSQGITTVIVGNCGISAATATLRDGVPDPMNLLGEQDQFIYPTVEAYAHAVEAAKPALNVGTLIGHTALRNNHMNDLFRPATEAEIAGMRGQLREALRQGALGLSTGLAYASAFQSTTEEVMALAEELAAEKGIYTTHLRSEFEPILEALDEAFRIGRHGKVPVVVSHHKCAGAKNWGRTKETLAFFDEMRQRQEIACDCYPYSASSSTLDLKQVTDEFDIVITWSESRPDQAGKTLQQIADGWQVSLHEAATRLMPAGAIYYNMDEQDVRRVLRYPVTMIGSDGLPNDPMPHPRLWGAFPRVLGHYSRDEQLFSLTTAIHKMTGLSAARFQLADRGLVKVGYFADLVLFDPQTVRDVATFSDPKQPAEGIEAVMVNGVMSYGSDKKITGRAGRFLRRQMNEGVKNEH; the protein is encoded by the coding sequence ATGAAAGTTGACTGGCTTTTCAAAAACGTCACGGTAATCGACGGCAGCGGCGGACCACAGTTTCGCGGCGACGTTGCGGTACAGGGTGACCGTATTGTGGCTATCGCCCCCGGGCTGGATCTGGCCGCGGAGCAGGTGATTGAGGGGCAGGGCCGCGTGCTGGCGCCGGGCTTTATTGATGTGCACACCCATGACGATATTAACGTCATCCGTATGCCGGAATATTTGCCCAAGCTGAGCCAGGGGATCACCACGGTGATTGTCGGCAACTGCGGGATCAGCGCCGCCACGGCGACCCTGCGCGATGGCGTACCGGACCCGATGAATCTGCTGGGGGAGCAGGATCAGTTTATCTATCCCACGGTAGAGGCGTACGCCCACGCGGTGGAGGCGGCAAAACCGGCGCTGAACGTCGGAACCCTGATTGGCCACACCGCGCTGCGTAATAACCACATGAACGATCTGTTTCGCCCGGCAACCGAGGCCGAAATTGCCGGCATGCGCGGGCAACTGCGCGAGGCGCTGCGCCAGGGCGCGCTGGGGCTGAGCACCGGTCTGGCCTATGCCAGCGCGTTTCAGTCCACTACCGAAGAGGTGATGGCTCTGGCGGAAGAGCTGGCGGCAGAGAAGGGGATCTACACCACCCACCTGCGCTCGGAGTTTGAACCGATCCTGGAGGCCCTCGACGAGGCGTTTCGCATCGGTCGCCACGGCAAGGTGCCTGTCGTGGTGTCGCACCATAAATGCGCCGGGGCGAAAAACTGGGGTCGCACGAAGGAAACCCTGGCCTTCTTCGATGAGATGCGCCAGCGTCAGGAGATCGCCTGCGACTGTTACCCCTATTCCGCCAGCTCCTCGACGCTGGATCTGAAACAGGTCACTGACGAGTTCGATATCGTCATCACCTGGTCTGAATCCCGGCCGGACCAGGCCGGGAAAACGCTGCAGCAAATCGCCGACGGCTGGCAGGTAAGCCTGCATGAGGCGGCGACGCGGCTGATGCCCGCGGGGGCGATCTACTACAACATGGACGAGCAGGACGTGCGGCGGGTGTTGCGTTATCCGGTGACGATGATCGGCTCCGATGGCCTGCCGAACGATCCGATGCCGCATCCTCGCCTGTGGGGCGCTTTCCCGCGGGTATTGGGCCACTACAGCCGGGATGAACAGCTGTTTTCGCTGACCACCGCCATTCACAAAATGACCGGGCTGTCGGCGGCGCGTTTCCAGCTGGCAGATCGTGGCCTGGTGAAGGTGGGCTACTTCGCCGATCTGGTGTTGTTTGACCCGCAGACGGTGCGCGATGTCGCCACCTTCTCCGATCCGAAACAACCGGCGGAGGGCATTGAGGCGGTGATGGTGAACGGCGTAATGAGCTACGGCAGCGACAAAAAAATTACCGGGCGCGCAGGGCGTTTCCTGCGCCGCCAGATGAACGAAGGAGTGAAGAATGAGCATTAA
- a CDS encoding RidA family protein: MSIKRYGVEGGTGTGGQHLPFARAVEAGGWLYVSGQTPMKNGEVVEGGIVDQSRLAIQNCVDIMTEAGYTLADVVHVKVILTDSRYFQSFNKVFREFFGEHPPARICCVADLVVDCKVEVDVTCYNASRV; this comes from the coding sequence ATGAGCATTAAACGATATGGTGTGGAAGGCGGAACCGGCACCGGTGGACAGCATTTGCCCTTTGCCCGCGCGGTAGAAGCCGGGGGCTGGCTGTACGTCTCCGGCCAGACGCCAATGAAAAATGGCGAAGTGGTGGAGGGGGGCATTGTCGACCAGTCGCGTCTGGCGATCCAGAACTGCGTCGATATCATGACCGAAGCGGGTTATACCCTGGCGGATGTGGTTCACGTCAAAGTTATCCTGACCGATTCGCGCTATTTCCAGTCGTTCAACAAAGTGTTCCGCGAATTCTTTGGCGAGCATCCGCCTGCGCGTATTTGCTGTGTGGCCGATCTGGTGGTGGATTGCAAAGTGGAAGTGGATGTCACCTGTTATAACGCCAGTCGCGTGTAA